One Nitrosopumilus piranensis genomic region harbors:
- a CDS encoding tetratricopeptide repeat protein: MLSQAYECVEDGNFDDALDLYDLVLKSEPANVSALIDKGVTLQNMGRIKLAIRSYNKALLISPANLDALLNKGTALHSDQKYVEAIKCYDEILKIDKKCTMALAYKGLSLGEIGQLQDALKHFKKALSIDKGFDLANISKDLAQDLLKSIKEQTKTL, encoded by the coding sequence ATGTTGTCTCAAGCCTATGAGTGTGTTGAAGATGGTAATTTTGATGATGCGCTAGACCTCTATGATTTAGTATTGAAAAGTGAACCTGCAAATGTCAGTGCCCTTATTGATAAAGGAGTTACATTACAAAATATGGGCAGAATTAAACTTGCAATCCGCTCATACAATAAAGCCTTGCTAATTTCTCCTGCAAACCTTGATGCTCTACTAAACAAAGGTACTGCACTGCATTCTGATCAAAAATATGTTGAGGCAATAAAATGCTATGATGAGATTTTAAAAATTGATAAAAAATGCACAATGGCCCTTGCATACAAAGGATTGTCTTTAGGTGAAATTGGACAATTACAAGATGCACTAAAACATTTTAAAAAAGCATTATCTATTGACAAAGGATTTGATCTGGCCAATATTTCAAAAGATTTGGCACAAGATTTACTGAAATCAATTAAAGAACAAACTAAAACACTGTAA
- a CDS encoding tetratricopeptide repeat protein, with the protein MSEIEELISQGKSFLEDGNFDDALGFFEQALLLNQDDPDLWNYKGITLRSLGRYEEAMDCFNKSLQIDPRDRYSS; encoded by the coding sequence ATGAGTGAAATTGAAGAACTTATCTCACAAGGAAAGTCTTTCCTAGAGGATGGCAATTTTGATGATGCGCTAGGATTTTTTGAGCAAGCCCTTCTTTTGAATCAAGATGATCCTGACTTGTGGAATTACAAAGGAATTACACTTCGCAGTCTTGGGAGATACGAAGAAGCAATGGATTGTTTTAACAAATCATTGCAAATTGATCCTCGTGATAGGTATTCTTCTTGA
- a CDS encoding Lrp/AsnC family transcriptional regulator, which translates to MNLDKTDERILKNLMVDARLSARQLALKLGMSTVTVLSRIKKMEKANIINGYSAIVDHEKLGYSLTAIIEIIANNDKVVDIEEELSKFENVCGVYDITGSTDTIIIAKFKERNELSKFVKGLAVIPNVENTITHVVLNTAKEDFRLA; encoded by the coding sequence GTGAATTTAGATAAGACAGATGAAAGAATTCTAAAAAATTTGATGGTAGATGCAAGATTATCAGCAAGACAACTTGCATTGAAATTAGGAATGTCAACTGTAACTGTTCTATCTAGAATAAAAAAAATGGAGAAAGCCAACATCATAAATGGATACTCAGCAATAGTTGATCATGAAAAACTTGGTTATTCGCTTACTGCAATAATTGAAATTATTGCAAATAATGACAAAGTTGTGGATATTGAGGAAGAGTTATCAAAATTTGAAAATGTTTGTGGAGTGTATGATATTACTGGTTCAACAGATACGATAATTATTGCAAAATTTAAAGAAAGAAATGAACTAAGCAAGTTTGTCAAAGGTCTTGCAGTTATCCCCAATGTTGAAAACACAATTACACATGTAGTATTAAATACTGCAAAAGAAGATTTTAGATTAGCATAG
- a CDS encoding DnaJ domain-containing protein: MKIVSIFLVLVMLFLIQQSYGQNEELDMELEVSDEEKIILFGGFAIAIIGLFLFLARDIILRRKTSYDKEELESKKDKTQEKYHSDWGDDYEEIGKRRNTIKDKEFRDAVKNNELPNYYKILGVSKDATQEEIKSKFRELAKKTHPDITKKDSEEEMSKLNKAYEVLSDKESKERYDKYFVD, translated from the coding sequence TTGAAAATTGTAAGTATTTTTCTAGTTTTAGTAATGTTATTTCTAATACAACAATCATACGGACAAAATGAAGAATTAGATATGGAACTTGAAGTTTCAGATGAGGAAAAAATTATTCTATTTGGAGGGTTTGCAATAGCTATAATTGGATTATTCTTGTTTTTAGCTAGAGATATCATTCTTAGAAGAAAGACATCATATGATAAAGAAGAGTTAGAATCAAAAAAAGACAAGACACAAGAAAAATATCATTCTGATTGGGGAGATGATTACGAAGAGATTGGAAAAAGAAGAAACACCATTAAAGATAAAGAATTTAGAGATGCTGTAAAAAATAATGAATTACCAAATTACTATAAAATTTTAGGGGTTTCAAAGGATGCAACACAAGAAGAGATAAAGAGTAAATTCAGAGAACTAGCAAAAAAGACACATCCAGATATAACAAAAAAAGACTCTGAAGAAGAGATGTCAAAACTAAACAAAGCTTACGAAGTACTTTCAGATAAAGAAAGTAAAGAAAGATATGACAAGTATTTTGTAGATTAA
- a CDS encoding HD domain-containing protein produces MQLFANTQVMRNNILDLLIENRLEDDCYVEMLDYTIDLFESRGLGRDYYGYHNINHELEVTYFSLLAAKQEKIKFTHEDIKYLYVAALFHDFDPEKSVDKPHEESVLKFIATDKKLGQLIKTAKIDLEIIKVLILRTTYPWAGQLKKNAEEQIKQCFQNSELTRNNIEYQQHIMNMGWYLTVVDRVSGYALGDFSKAMEMAKMNAHALAWRPSLIVRSAVAYFEELLNKETEMVKPVLKILSNEMRKNFFDTVLSFMRIRQQEITIQADCAYRNLRLVPTIECMSTRNDPNFINSLHDILLELPRPLQFTDKFEESIKDPDTIITTLRLNGKKGEIVGYAKGGALENYNLREEIRDENYGLGNTVFLEPIAVKMGYWGLKGGSEMRHMFVMQAHSKKFKYLTSFALRDVIQARIEKEQAEFVAQFDPERWDYYRIKI; encoded by the coding sequence ATGCAATTATTTGCAAATACGCAGGTAATGAGAAATAATATTTTAGATTTATTGATAGAGAATAGACTAGAAGACGATTGCTATGTAGAAATGCTAGATTACACTATTGACTTGTTTGAAAGTAGGGGTCTTGGTAGAGATTATTATGGATATCATAATATCAATCATGAATTAGAAGTAACATATTTTTCATTATTAGCTGCAAAACAAGAAAAAATAAAATTCACACATGAGGACATAAAATATCTATATGTTGCAGCATTGTTTCATGATTTTGATCCAGAAAAAAGTGTCGACAAACCTCATGAAGAAAGTGTTTTAAAATTTATTGCAACTGACAAAAAACTTGGTCAATTAATTAAAACTGCAAAAATTGATTTAGAAATAATCAAAGTGTTAATCTTAAGAACAACATATCCTTGGGCAGGTCAACTTAAAAAAAATGCTGAAGAGCAAATCAAGCAATGTTTTCAAAATTCAGAATTGACTAGAAACAACATCGAATATCAACAACACATCATGAATATGGGATGGTATCTCACAGTAGTTGACAGAGTTAGTGGATACGCATTAGGCGATTTTTCCAAGGCTATGGAAATGGCAAAAATGAATGCACATGCACTAGCATGGAGACCATCATTAATTGTTAGAAGCGCAGTAGCATATTTCGAAGAGCTGTTAAACAAAGAAACAGAGATGGTAAAGCCTGTTCTCAAAATACTTTCAAATGAAATGAGAAAGAATTTTTTTGACACAGTTTTATCATTTATGAGAATCAGACAACAAGAAATTACCATTCAAGCTGATTGTGCATATAGAAATCTTAGATTAGTGCCAACTATCGAATGCATGTCTACTAGAAATGATCCAAATTTTATCAATTCGTTACATGACATATTATTAGAACTGCCTAGACCTTTACAATTCACAGACAAATTTGAAGAGTCAATAAAAGATCCAGACACCATTATCACCACACTAAGATTAAATGGAAAAAAAGGAGAAATTGTAGGATATGCCAAGGGTGGCGCTCTTGAAAATTATAATCTAAGAGAAGAAATTAGAGATGAAAACTATGGTCTAGGAAATACAGTATTTTTGGAACCAATCGCAGTAAAGATGGGGTATTGGGGATTAAAAGGAGGCAGTGAGATGCGCCACATGTTTGTAATGCAGGCTCACTCAAAAAAATTCAAGTATCTTACAAGTTTTGCACTTAGAGATGTGATTCAGGCAAGAATTGAAAAAGAGCAAGCAGAGTTTGTAGCACAGTTTGATCCTGAACGATGGGATTATTATCGAATCAAGATTTAG
- a CDS encoding FAD-binding oxidoreductase yields MNSLKTVLSKAIQGQIHSEKEFQKFYSVDASSYQIIPKMIVIPKNEKDIINTIKIAKKFKTTVTVRGAGTGLVGSALNNGIILDMKNFDSIKIFKNHATVGPGTIKGKLDKKLEEKKKIFPPNPSIGSFCSVGGMLGNNSSGSRSLKYGSVIDNVIEITVIDGNGKKIILPKDKKISNKIQSKISVDEKQFPNVSKNSSGYRIDKIKSGKDTHKIIIGSEGTLGIITSAKLKIKDIPKKRILFVIEYSSVKNAINDCIKINNTNPSAIEFVDHTTLKQINYIFQKNTECLLFVEYDEKITLNERKIKSIISGNIVKKLTKKQDIHQWWKYRDSSLFYSLKSIKKENRIPHIIEDAAVPIEKLPKLFLILKKINKKFQTKSVIYGHIGNGNLHVRLISKRRKMSTIKKIAMEYFDEIIKIGGTITAEHGDGLARSEFIKKQYGKTNYETFKEIKKLFDPKMILNPGKIMTKKSTVIRNFEKI; encoded by the coding sequence ATGAATTCTTTGAAAACAGTATTATCAAAAGCAATTCAAGGTCAAATACATTCAGAAAAAGAGTTTCAAAAATTTTACTCAGTAGATGCAAGTTCATATCAAATCATTCCAAAAATGATAGTTATTCCAAAAAATGAAAAAGACATCATCAATACAATTAAGATAGCAAAAAAATTTAAAACAACAGTAACTGTGCGTGGTGCAGGCACGGGGTTAGTTGGTAGTGCACTAAATAATGGAATTATTTTAGATATGAAAAATTTTGATTCAATAAAAATATTCAAAAATCATGCAACTGTAGGTCCAGGAACAATCAAAGGTAAATTAGATAAAAAATTAGAGGAAAAGAAAAAAATTTTTCCACCAAATCCATCGATTGGTTCCTTTTGTTCTGTAGGAGGAATGCTTGGAAATAATTCAAGTGGAAGTAGAAGTCTAAAGTATGGAAGTGTAATTGACAATGTAATTGAGATAACAGTAATCGATGGTAACGGTAAAAAAATTATTCTACCAAAAGATAAAAAAATTTCAAATAAAATTCAAAGTAAAATTAGTGTAGATGAGAAACAGTTTCCAAATGTTTCAAAAAATTCTTCAGGATATAGAATTGATAAAATAAAATCAGGAAAAGATACTCATAAAATTATTATTGGTTCAGAGGGAACATTAGGAATTATAACATCAGCAAAACTCAAAATTAAAGACATACCAAAAAAAAGAATTCTTTTCGTAATAGAATATAGTTCAGTTAAAAATGCAATAAATGATTGTATCAAAATAAACAATACAAATCCTTCTGCAATTGAGTTTGTAGATCATACCACATTAAAACAAATAAATTATATTTTTCAAAAAAATACAGAATGTTTACTTTTTGTAGAATATGATGAAAAGATTACTCTAAACGAGAGAAAAATAAAGTCAATTATTTCAGGAAATATTGTAAAAAAACTAACAAAAAAACAAGATATTCATCAATGGTGGAAATATAGAGATTCATCATTATTTTATAGCCTCAAAAGCATAAAGAAAGAAAATAGAATTCCCCACATAATTGAGGATGCAGCAGTACCAATAGAAAAATTGCCAAAATTATTTTTGATTTTAAAGAAAATTAACAAAAAATTTCAGACAAAATCAGTCATATACGGACATATAGGAAACGGCAATCTACATGTTAGACTAATTTCAAAGAGAAGAAAAATGTCAACAATTAAAAAAATTGCAATGGAGTATTTTGATGAAATAATCAAGATTGGCGGAACAATTACTGCAGAACATGGAGATGGTTTAGCACGTTCAGAATTTATCAAAAAACAATATGGGAAAACAAACTATGAAACATTTAAAGAAATTAAGAAATTATTTGATCCAAAAATGATATTAAATCCAGGAAAAATAATGACTAAAAAAAGTACAGTAATTAGAAATTTTGAGAAAATCTAA
- a CDS encoding DUF5679 domain-containing protein, whose protein sequence is MTIGYCVKCRDKREIGGAKPYTMKNGKPAIKGTCPTCSTAIFRIGRG, encoded by the coding sequence ATGACAATAGGATATTGCGTAAAATGCCGAGACAAACGAGAAATCGGTGGCGCTAAACCATACACAATGAAAAATGGTAAACCTGCAATCAAAGGCACATGCCCAACATGCAGTACTGCCATTTTTAGAATCGGTAGAGGATAG
- a CDS encoding DUF7482 domain-containing protein: MNKSLRYIALLAILPLFTVGITTGSFTDAEALKSKGVSSSKYGSSTNVCGLQLCSEISGGKAAWMAEQGKSKPVAPVSEPSEKMKEKTMMEKETMMEKITEADLGSVLRLSRANVPATIPMHQGFYDGGDVYYIITDSSDPTHADLITKNQGWKVELAPLLKNAPDKALSKTYMFTNGIEGNGVHGFQGEVFTSTPAQPDVYSALTSHVHVTWNEGVTPRVLNSDAMVMEAADNGEVTLTTVDVVLNMPQIVWPDGQMMVKEDKTLTDETPYGGGQVLDIDTEEMTVTFIAHRGWGPDGRTIYYIVTDATPSGPAGMMGVVSSPTSASLIANSAAVDLFQFKNGLTGSGPLGFQAGIAAGAPGDANYSPMWRIFMTDWTNPENAQLLETIDDLNAYKEAGLIDIGIARPMDSDHIVNCPFIDPFQ, from the coding sequence ATGAACAAGAGTCTAAGATACATTGCATTACTTGCAATACTCCCTTTGTTTACAGTTGGAATTACCACCGGTTCTTTCACAGATGCTGAAGCCCTAAAAAGCAAAGGTGTTAGTTCTTCAAAATATGGTTCTAGCACAAATGTTTGTGGATTGCAACTATGTTCTGAAATTTCTGGTGGAAAAGCCGCATGGATGGCAGAACAAGGAAAATCCAAGCCTGTAGCTCCAGTTTCTGAACCTTCTGAAAAAATGAAGGAAAAAACCATGATGGAAAAAGAAACTATGATGGAAAAGATAACAGAGGCTGATTTGGGATCTGTACTTAGATTGTCAAGAGCAAATGTTCCTGCAACTATTCCTATGCATCAAGGATTCTATGATGGTGGAGATGTTTATTACATCATCACAGATTCAAGTGATCCAACTCATGCAGACTTGATAACAAAAAATCAAGGTTGGAAAGTAGAGCTTGCTCCATTGTTAAAGAATGCTCCTGATAAGGCACTTTCAAAAACCTACATGTTTACAAATGGAATAGAAGGTAATGGTGTACATGGTTTCCAAGGAGAAGTTTTTACTAGTACTCCTGCACAACCAGATGTGTATAGTGCATTAACTTCACATGTACATGTAACATGGAATGAAGGTGTTACACCAAGAGTTTTGAATTCTGATGCAATGGTGATGGAAGCTGCAGACAATGGTGAAGTCACATTAACTACTGTTGATGTGGTTTTGAACATGCCACAAATTGTTTGGCCTGATGGTCAAATGATGGTCAAAGAAGACAAAACTTTGACTGATGAAACACCCTATGGTGGTGGACAAGTTCTTGATATCGATACAGAAGAGATGACTGTAACTTTCATAGCTCATCGTGGATGGGGTCCTGATGGTAGAACAATCTATTACATTGTAACAGATGCTACTCCAAGTGGCCCTGCTGGAATGATGGGTGTTGTAAGTTCACCAACATCTGCAAGTTTGATTGCAAATTCAGCTGCAGTTGATCTATTTCAATTCAAAAATGGATTGACTGGTTCTGGCCCATTGGGATTTCAAGCAGGAATTGCTGCTGGAGCTCCTGGTGATGCAAACTATTCCCCCATGTGGAGAATTTTCATGACTGACTGGACAAATCCAGAAAATGCTCAATTGCTAGAAACCATTGATGATTTGAATGCATACAAAGAGGCTGGCTTGATCGATATTGGTATTGCACGTCCAATGGATAGTGACCATATAGTTAACTGTCCATTTATTGACCCATTCCAATAA
- a CDS encoding superoxide dismutase yields the protein MVRYELPRLPYDYDELEPYIDAQTMKIHHQKHHQSYVDGLNISLEEIGSASHPQYITSVLSDLNLIPESGRNKINFFGGGFENHRLFWETMTPNGDGSPGGKMEDAIDVYYDSFDNFKKIFSNTAIEIQGSGWCWLVFNSTYNKIEIISTENQTSPWTLQKIPLLGLDLWEHAYYLKYQNKRSDYVKEWWNVVNWDYVENRFSELSE from the coding sequence ATGGTTAGATATGAACTGCCACGCTTACCTTATGATTATGATGAATTAGAACCATACATTGACGCTCAAACGATGAAGATTCATCATCAGAAACATCATCAATCATATGTTGATGGCTTGAATATCTCTCTAGAAGAAATTGGTAGTGCATCTCATCCCCAATACATAACATCTGTTCTATCTGATCTAAACCTGATTCCTGAATCTGGAAGAAATAAAATTAACTTTTTTGGAGGTGGCTTTGAAAATCATAGATTGTTTTGGGAAACAATGACTCCAAATGGTGATGGTTCGCCCGGAGGAAAGATGGAAGACGCAATAGATGTTTACTATGACAGCTTTGATAATTTCAAAAAAATTTTTTCAAATACTGCTATTGAAATTCAGGGCAGTGGTTGGTGTTGGCTAGTTTTTAATTCTACATATAATAAAATAGAAATAATTTCCACTGAAAACCAAACGAGTCCTTGGACTTTGCAAAAAATACCTTTACTGGGATTAGATTTATGGGAGCATGCTTACTATCTGAAATATCAAAACAAAAGATCTGACTATGTTAAAGAATGGTGGAATGTTGTAAATTGGGATTATGTGGAAAATAGATTCTCAGAACTTTCAGAATAA